In a genomic window of Chaetodon trifascialis isolate fChaTrf1 chromosome 8, fChaTrf1.hap1, whole genome shotgun sequence:
- the tmem81 gene encoding transmembrane protein 81 — MHHVTVSLLLHLLLLHPLASVHLEEADEAPLEVIVDSSSCSATCGLGVKTQTLCLLKDGKTAMEEDVRSKEGAEVSKECRVRKVKCVESWQCGLRTMTVTSGQTVDIDCLGEVMEAMGRFSWRVSWRYARGIITSDDSLFSRWDAPLLDRVVLDPVREEDAGTYRCDVHDATFRRVKRVYWGVRVLPVGVLNLDYQSSLAQWDSTANQQNQTMSDQHAHWALLLNTVLISFSLAGVAAGLILLGLCCIVMRRKLRLF, encoded by the exons atgcatcaTGTGACTGTCAGCttgctcctccacctcctcctcctccatcctctggcCTCAGTTCACCTGGAGGAGGCGGATGAGGCGCCACTGGAGGTCATTGTTgacagctcctcctgcagcgcCACCTGTGGGCTGGGCGTGAAAACTCAAACGTTGTGTTTGCTGAAAGACGGCAAGACAGCAATGGAAGAAGACGTGAGAAGcaaagagggagcagag GTGTCAAAGGAGTGTCGAGTCCGTAAGGTGAAGTGTGTGGAGTCGTGGCAGTGTGGCCTCAGGACGATGACTGTGACTTCAGGACAGACAGTGGACATCGACTGCCTGGGAGAAGTCATGGAGGCGATGGGGAGGTTCTCATGGAG GGTGTCTTGGCGTTACGCCCGAGGAATAATCACCTCTGACGACTCCCTGTTCTCCCGCTGGGACGCTCCTCTGCTGGACCGAGTGGTTCTGGACCCCGTCAGGGAGGAGGACGCAG GCACTTATCGCTGTGACGTGCACGATGCCACCTTCCGCAGGGTGAAGAGGGTTTACTGGGGGGTCCGGGTTTTGCCCGTCGGGGTTCTCAATCTGGACTACCAAAGCTCTCTGGCCCAGTGGGACTCTACTGCAAACCAGCAGAACCAGACCATGTCAGACCAGCACGCCCACTGGGCACTTCTTCTTAACACA GTGCTGATCAGCTTCAGCCTCGCAGGCGTCGCTGCCGGAC